A genomic segment from Desulfonatronum lacustre DSM 10312 encodes:
- a CDS encoding sensor histidine kinase, whose translation MNESAASSILIVDDVAANLHLLSGMLKDQGFKVRPATSGAMALEAARRLPPDLVLLDINMPGMDGFEVCRRLKADQALADIPVLFISALEDAADKVRAFEAGGRDYITKPFHVEEVLARVRTHLALRRVQHDLTQRNKTLQKTLDQLKKAQNQLVLSEKMAALGVLAAGVAHEINNPLNFVKNSCHGLEKDIADLIALVDHCRRVMTGEQQAALADFEKRMDYSTLREEIPELLAHIFEGLWRAEDIVRCLRVFSRSDDARTLDIDLNELVDSALVMLHNRYKTQVDVCRDFHPLPSIPGNYGHLSQVVVNLLNNAIDAVESLEDRARRRVTLTTEVRDRAGKSYAVLRVADAGPGIHPDIRGRIFDPFFTTKSVGKGTGLGLYICANLAREHHGFLEVDEEVDEEVAEGAAFMLYLPITPEEN comes from the coding sequence GTGAACGAATCCGCAGCCTCATCCATCCTGATCGTGGACGATGTCGCGGCCAACCTGCATCTGTTGTCCGGGATGCTCAAGGACCAAGGGTTCAAGGTCCGGCCGGCCACATCCGGAGCCATGGCCCTGGAGGCGGCCCGGCGTCTGCCGCCGGACCTGGTCCTTTTGGACATCAACATGCCGGGCATGGACGGCTTCGAGGTCTGCCGACGGTTGAAGGCGGACCAAGCCTTGGCGGACATCCCGGTGTTGTTCATCAGCGCCCTGGAAGACGCGGCGGACAAGGTCCGGGCTTTCGAAGCGGGAGGTCGGGACTACATCACCAAGCCTTTTCACGTGGAGGAGGTGCTGGCCAGGGTCCGCACTCATCTGGCCCTGCGCCGCGTCCAACATGATCTGACGCAGCGGAACAAGACCCTGCAAAAGACCTTGGATCAGCTCAAAAAGGCCCAGAACCAGCTTGTTTTGTCGGAGAAGATGGCCGCGCTGGGGGTTTTGGCCGCAGGGGTGGCGCATGAAATTAACAATCCGTTGAATTTCGTGAAAAACAGTTGCCATGGGCTGGAAAAAGACATCGCCGATCTGATCGCCCTGGTGGATCATTGCCGCCGGGTCATGACCGGGGAACAGCAGGCCGCGTTGGCGGATTTCGAAAAGCGGATGGACTATTCCACCTTGAGGGAGGAGATTCCCGAACTGCTGGCCCATATTTTTGAAGGATTGTGGCGGGCCGAGGACATCGTGCGCTGCCTGCGCGTCTTTTCCCGTTCAGACGACGCCCGGACCCTGGACATCGATCTCAACGAACTGGTTGATTCCGCGTTGGTCATGCTGCACAATCGCTACAAGACGCAGGTCGACGTATGCAGGGATTTTCATCCATTGCCATCGATTCCAGGCAATTACGGTCACCTCAGCCAAGTGGTGGTCAATCTGCTGAACAACGCTATCGACGCCGTGGAATCTCTGGAGGACCGGGCCCGGCGACGGGTCACCCTGACTACCGAAGTCCGTGACCGCGCGGGCAAGAGTTATGCCGTGCTGCGTGTCGCCGACGCCGGTCCGGGGATTCATCCGGACATCCGGGGTCGGATTTTTGATCCCTTTTTCACCACCAAGTCGGTGGGCAAGGGGACCGGGCTCGGGCTGTACATCTGCGCCAATCTGGCACGGGAACATCACGGCTTCCTGGAGGTTGACGAAGAGGTCGACGAAGAGGTCGCCGAAGGTGCCGCGTTTATGCTGTATTTGCCGATAACTCCGGAGGAAAACTGA
- a CDS encoding ArsR/SmtB family transcription factor, whose amino-acid sequence MDQRLDDVCGEVCVHDDALRRVTRRMVPDETLLRMAELFKAMGEPARVRILEALSISELCVCDLAELLSMSSSAVSHQLRVLRTARIVKYRKDGKNVIYSLDDAHILGLLKQAEEHVAE is encoded by the coding sequence ATGGATCAGCGGCTGGATGACGTTTGCGGCGAGGTGTGCGTCCATGATGACGCGCTGCGGCGGGTGACGAGACGGATGGTTCCGGATGAGACTCTCCTGCGGATGGCCGAGCTGTTCAAGGCCATGGGCGAACCCGCCCGGGTGCGCATCCTGGAGGCCTTGAGCATTTCCGAATTGTGCGTCTGCGACCTGGCCGAGCTGCTGTCCATGAGTTCATCGGCGGTGTCTCACCAGCTGCGCGTGCTGCGCACGGCCCGCATCGTCAAGTATCGCAAGGACGGCAAGAACGTGATCTACAGCCTGGACGACGCGCATATCCTGGGCTTGCTCAAGCAGGCCGAGGAGCATGTGGCGGAATAG
- a CDS encoding hybrid sensor histidine kinase/response regulator — MLALSDSEKPIVLYVDDESENLRSFKALFRRDYDIRLAESAQEALNILRKEEVHVLVTDQRMPEMSGTVLLEQVAGEFPNVLRYMLTGYSDYDPLVDAINKGRVQGYFNKPLNPPEFLERIQKGLEIMLLRERNEQLLVDLRRAKEVAELANQAKGEFLANMSHEIRTPLNGVIGAMQILLDTNLDERQQQFVVLAGNSADRLTNLLSDILTLCDMEAGQLVVHSREFRAQKLLESMDGLFGLAAKEKGLALTSALDPVLPLFLIGDEIRVRQILFNLVGNALKYTEQGEVRLEIALDEREDDKRCRVRFTIADTGVGIPENKLQDVLEPFRQVDGSYSRKHQGAGLGLTIVHRLVRLLGGEITIRSVVDQGTTVDVVLSFQISERQLEEQDMDRDEGAGALHIQCSSCSPRNVRP; from the coding sequence ATGCTGGCCTTGAGCGATTCCGAAAAGCCGATCGTCCTCTACGTGGACGACGAGTCCGAAAATCTGCGCAGTTTCAAGGCGTTGTTTCGGCGCGACTACGACATCCGTCTGGCCGAGTCGGCCCAGGAAGCCCTGAATATCCTGCGCAAAGAGGAGGTTCACGTCCTGGTGACCGACCAGCGAATGCCGGAAATGTCCGGGACGGTCCTGTTGGAGCAGGTGGCTGGTGAATTTCCCAACGTGTTGCGCTACATGCTCACGGGTTACAGCGACTACGACCCGCTGGTGGACGCCATCAATAAGGGCAGGGTCCAGGGATATTTCAACAAGCCGCTGAACCCGCCGGAGTTTTTGGAACGGATCCAAAAGGGGCTGGAGATCATGCTCTTGCGCGAGCGCAACGAGCAACTCCTGGTGGATTTGCGCCGGGCCAAGGAGGTCGCGGAACTGGCCAATCAAGCCAAGGGCGAGTTTCTGGCCAACATGAGCCATGAAATCCGCACGCCGCTGAACGGCGTTATCGGGGCCATGCAGATATTGCTGGACACCAATCTGGATGAGCGCCAGCAGCAGTTCGTGGTCCTGGCTGGAAACAGCGCGGACCGGCTGACGAACCTGCTTTCCGACATCCTGACTCTCTGCGACATGGAAGCCGGTCAGCTGGTTGTCCACTCCAGGGAGTTCCGGGCTCAAAAGCTTCTGGAATCCATGGACGGTCTGTTTGGGCTGGCGGCCAAGGAAAAGGGGCTTGCCCTGACGTCGGCCCTGGATCCCGTTCTGCCGCTGTTTTTGATCGGCGACGAGATCCGGGTGCGTCAGATCCTGTTCAACCTGGTGGGCAACGCCTTGAAATATACGGAGCAGGGCGAAGTGCGACTGGAGATCGCCCTGGACGAGCGGGAGGACGACAAGCGGTGCCGGGTTCGGTTCACCATCGCTGACACGGGCGTCGGTATTCCGGAAAACAAGCTTCAAGACGTCCTGGAACCCTTTCGTCAGGTGGATGGGTCCTATTCCCGGAAACATCAGGGAGCCGGCCTGGGGCTGACCATCGTGCACCGTTTGGTCCGCCTGCTGGGCGGGGAGATCACCATCCGAAGCGTCGTGGACCAGGGAACGACCGTTGACGTGGTCCTGTCGTTTCAGATTTCCGAGAGACAGCTCGAAGAACAGGACATGGACCGGGATGAAGGGGCGGGCGCTTTGCACATTCAATGCTCCTCCTGTTCTCCTCGGAATGTTCGACCCTGA
- the pabB gene encoding aminodeoxychorismate synthase component I, whose protein sequence is MSSSWREQNVVLLWDASSRSWLGFRRPLEVIRVTDFLQVRSSLEWIQRLTIEKGLYAAGFVTYEAAPAFDSALRVCPRTKDGPPLLWFGIYERVERVASRDVLGGEGPGFASSDWSPSISESGYREALGSIREHLRVGDCYQVNFTFRLRTDFSVDPWDYFRTVCRDRPPAHAAFVRLPNWAACSFSPERFFALDGEEIVSEPMKGTRPRGRTLEDDLALAEELGRSPKDRAENVMITDMVRNDLGRIAETGSVEVDDLCRVEKHATVWQMVSTVRARTKRSLTDIFAALFPPASITGAPKAASMSIIADLESDPRGLYTGCIGYVGPKATRSASGSKPELRAAFNVAIRTVLVDQRRNRAEYGVGGGIVWDSDARGEYAECRTKAEVLHRRTPEFRLLETMLWTPEYGYVLLERHLARLGASAEYFDFPLDVQLIRDRLDVLSAGFGQKSQMVRLLLDKDGVVALEHLPPPSPSSVPLRVTLASSAVDSSDIFLYHKTSHRHIYAQALAANPGFGDVLLQNERGELTESTRANLAISQDGVLWTPPIRCGLLGGTMRAEMVERGELKERILRPEDLDGAERVVLLNSVRGVYDVVVSGGLWTNAEVSWHGEMESFSQKPDD, encoded by the coding sequence ATGTCCTCCTCATGGCGGGAACAAAACGTCGTCCTGTTGTGGGACGCTTCATCCCGCTCCTGGTTGGGCTTTCGACGGCCCCTGGAAGTGATCCGGGTCACGGATTTCCTTCAGGTTCGGTCTTCTTTGGAATGGATTCAGCGCCTGACGATCGAAAAAGGCCTGTACGCCGCCGGGTTCGTGACCTACGAGGCCGCCCCGGCCTTTGATTCCGCGCTGCGGGTTTGCCCTCGAACCAAGGACGGTCCGCCGCTGCTCTGGTTTGGGATCTACGAGCGGGTTGAGCGGGTCGCGTCCCGTGATGTCTTGGGGGGCGAAGGTCCTGGGTTTGCTTCGTCGGACTGGTCGCCGTCCATTTCCGAATCCGGCTATCGGGAGGCCCTCGGGAGCATCAGGGAGCATTTGCGGGTGGGGGACTGCTACCAGGTCAACTTCACTTTTCGATTGCGAACCGACTTTTCCGTGGATCCCTGGGATTATTTTCGAACCGTCTGCCGGGACCGGCCCCCGGCCCACGCCGCCTTTGTCCGCCTGCCGAACTGGGCGGCATGCAGTTTCTCGCCGGAGCGGTTCTTCGCTCTGGACGGCGAGGAGATCGTTTCCGAGCCGATGAAGGGCACCCGGCCTCGGGGACGGACCCTGGAGGACGATCTGGCCCTGGCCGAGGAGCTGGGCCGGTCGCCCAAGGACCGGGCCGAGAACGTGATGATCACGGACATGGTCCGCAATGATTTGGGCCGGATCGCCGAAACCGGCAGCGTCGAGGTGGACGACTTGTGCCGGGTGGAGAAGCACGCCACGGTCTGGCAGATGGTCTCCACGGTCCGGGCGCGGACAAAGCGTTCGCTGACGGATATCTTCGCGGCCCTTTTCCCTCCGGCCTCCATCACCGGCGCACCCAAGGCCGCCAGCATGAGCATCATCGCCGACCTGGAATCCGACCCTCGCGGGCTCTATACCGGCTGCATCGGATACGTGGGGCCGAAGGCGACGCGTTCAGCCTCTGGAAGCAAGCCGGAACTCCGGGCCGCGTTCAACGTGGCCATCCGCACGGTATTGGTGGACCAGCGTCGGAACCGGGCCGAATACGGTGTCGGCGGAGGGATCGTCTGGGATTCGGACGCCCGGGGCGAGTACGCGGAGTGTCGGACCAAGGCCGAGGTTTTGCATCGGCGGACGCCGGAATTCCGGCTCCTGGAAACCATGCTCTGGACCCCGGAGTACGGGTACGTGCTGTTGGAACGGCACTTGGCCCGGCTGGGCGCTTCGGCCGAGTATTTTGATTTTCCCCTGGACGTGCAGCTGATCCGTGATCGACTGGACGTGCTGTCCGCGGGATTTGGCCAAAAATCACAAATGGTCCGCCTGCTTCTGGACAAGGACGGGGTCGTTGCCCTGGAACATCTCCCCCCGCCATCGCCGTCCTCCGTCCCCCTTCGCGTGACCCTGGCCTCGTCGGCGGTGGATTCCTCGGACATCTTCCTTTACCACAAGACCTCCCATCGCCATATTTACGCCCAGGCCCTGGCCGCGAACCCCGGCTTCGGCGACGTCCTGCTGCAAAACGAGCGCGGCGAACTCACCGAATCCACCCGGGCCAACCTGGCCATCAGCCAGGACGGCGTTCTCTGGACCCCGCCGATCCGATGCGGTTTGCTGGGCGGGACGATGCGGGCCGAAATGGTGGAGCGGGGCGAATTGAAGGAACGAATTCTCCGACCGGAGGACCTGGACGGAGCCGAGCGGGTCGTGCTGCTTAATTCGGTTCGGGGAGTGTATGACGTGGTGGTTTCCGGCGGTCTTTGGACCAACGCCGAGGTATCATGGCATGGGGAGATGGAGAGTTTTTCTCAGAAGCCTGACGATTGA